The region TTTCGTAATGAGGATAAACAAAAATGGGAATAAGGGGTATCTTTACCCCAAATCTCTAGTTCTATTAAAAACTAAGAACTTATTGTAACACACAAGAGAGATATCCATCTTGCATAAGAACAAAAGTAAAGACAAGGTGTCTCTATTATCAATAACATTCACATACCTTCAATTTGGAAACTCACCAATGTATTATCCAAAGTGCCAACAAGAATGAGACGGTGTGGGCGAGGGGTAGGTGCGAAAACAACAGCTAATGGCAGATGCAACGACGATGGCGAGAAAGAAAAAGTATGTGAGGGGCAAGTGGAGCTGGCGACAGCTAATGGGGCCGATCCGAGTAGGTGAAAGGGCTGGTGAATGAGAGGCTGGCGGTGTTGGGAACCCACAGGAGGTGAAGATGGTGGTCATGTTAGGAACCGACTAATCGTgtagcttcgattctgccttctttgatccgtagagttgcaagcgcaaactcctccaagtcggtccacacgatcgaccctttccacgacgcctcgagtagtgctagcaaaccctaggcgcctccaagagagatccaaattttttccttctttttttagcttcttaagtggcctatttatagagtaaaaaccctaattatgcctttgaaaaaccctaaacgatttaggtctagcccataatcatattgggccgtatctctcttttaaattatgaaaCGGGCCCAACTTAAGTGTgtaaccccttaggtccactattgggctagatgtaggtcaactctattgggctatatgaaggcccaactcattagattaattaaactctttaattaaacttatgggcttcttaattagcacatcttatgggcttcttaattaaactctttaattaatagttttagaattaatcaaattaattctaaaaccctacatatcatggttaacgtctagcaacatgccatgaatacctagccaacgatgaaaaaacacggaccttttcaattgcaaataccgtgcagtaaaatcctttcatcaatctatgtcccgattgaatttagggtatgattttatgacgaaacccaaatcattcaataactatgtatccattccagatttatgacttgataggtgaaatcaaaacaccttttgatttctacttcaccttggccaaggatttcctcagtcatgaaatcatcggaatacacaggacatcttctcatcttatcgataagtgatgaattctatttcgacatccacaagccttcatatgtgataaggttacgcccagttataatttgttaatgactccattgaaatccaaaaaagaaccaaagcgtaaccagtcaaatataagactaccatgatgtctcaagtttAAAGACCAATCTGTACTATTGCAACAcaaaaattccaattcgacaataaacaattaccattaggaattctgtaacgggtcagttcagtgtacttattcttataataagcacccacatatatgcactagtgtccacacatcaatatctatgaaacaagacattctcctaattgagcatgcatcatatatgctagtctatctgagttattagtgtccaatcctaataactctatgactaggaataTTTAAAATCAAGACTTATAaagaatatgtttcatgatcgtcatctctatgcacgaccatattccatgagcctatttaatctatggactttgtcaagaatggaaataataaagacaaccatcaatgacaaataaaacataatgccttacaataataattgattgaagataaagagtcacaatgaaaaaaatatgatcaattacatgtaaatataattggcttatggggcataactctaacaggTCATTACTAGTGAGGACCAACGGTGGTGGCGGCGCAACGTCACGCCAGAGATGGACACACGGTGGAGAGACAGAGTGAGAGAGACGAAGTAAGTGAAGGTGCCAATGAATGAAAGGCCGATGGTGTTGAGGATACACGGAAAGCGAAGATGGTGGTCATTACTGGTAAGGACTGATGGCGGCAGCAGCACTGCGACATCACGTTATAGGTCgttaagtgatggagagacagagagaaagagatcttCGATTGAGAAAGGGTTTTTCAATCTGGGTcatttggagagagagagaggaataagTGGGCGGGGattcaaattattttacttCCAAATTATCGCAATAATTTGGCCTCAAAATATCGAGATAATTTGGGGTTATCAACCAAATTGTCAAGTGATTGGtcgtgtagcattatccttctatttatttataaacccAAGAGAAGAGTCTGTAATCTTGTGTGATTTTATACTTTCTCTTGCATTCTTTATTCACATGTCATTTGTGATATTGCAAAGGTTAAGTTCGATCCTAATAAAAGATATTGGTTATTATagttaattttgtttaaaagcCATTGTAAAGGTTTGTTGATGAGCTTATTTTATAAGCTACTCAAAATAAGTTGGTATGACTAAATTCTTGGTAAAGAGTCAAGATAATAAAGTAAACATAGTCGAACCATTATATATCCGGGTGTGttgttttttttcaatttttttttactttcaactttaaatttctcaaattttttaagaGTAAAAGTTTAATTCGCCCTTCCTTAAGCTAACAAAATTTACATTATGGATGCTCTTTCAAAGAAATTTATTGTTGATAATGCTTCTTCAATCAAGAGATAGAAGGAAAGGTATGTTTTCATACAAAGAAGGCAAAGAGTGATTCCCTTCTGCGACCAAATGGTGTGTTGTCTATGCCCTCCAAGTGATTTTCGAGCAAGCCTTGAAACATTTTCACTTGCGTGTACACATACATTGTGCATAtgaaacattttctatttttttttctttttttggtcaTTATTAGGACATGGATTTGGTTATAATCgtacattttccatttctttgttCCTCTTTCCATGTACACTCTAAATATTCAACTTttgacataaaaatttaataattttttaaatttttcaccTTAGCCCATGACactttttttgttattaaatctATTATATAAGTTAACCTACACTTCCTGAACATTAGATCTTTAACTTGGACACCCACTACACTTTATTTTTCACCAAACCAGTTTTTGAACTTTTCCAAAATAATGAGGACAACCCGACTGCAAGAAACTACATTAATTAAACTAGaggaattttatttaaattagtttaattaatgttgtttcttgcaaagaCCATactgaaaaaatttcaaaattgaattgataaaaaCTCAAGTTCAAGAGACATTCCCCATAAAAGTCCAAGGTTTAGAAGGTGTATAATCAATTTACTTAATACccttagtaaaaaaaaaatgtagtaACTACTTCAAGAaagtttaagaaattaatttgatgaaatataaaattcagtTCATATCAGAGGCCCAAAATCTAAGAAGAGATTAAAAAGATGTTTTACCCTTATTTAGACTGATACTAGAATCATAACTAATTAGATCGCAACCCTATTCCATAAATATTCTTGaaagtttatttattaaaaaaaattattattattttaaaaaaattatgtgttcgGCATTGAAGGTGTAGCAAGCCTAAGCCGTGGCAAGCCTAAGCCATGGAGAGATCCCCTGGAGGTCTCTCTTTGGCCTTTACCCCCTAGTTCAACACTACACCACACAAACTGTGCCATTCTTCTTCACAATTCAAGTCCAGACACTAATGcgctttttgtttttttctctgGTTACCTGTCTTTGAATAATATGAGCACAACCACAAGCAAGCTAAACGTAAAAGCAAATATCAAGAAGGAACGTGAGGCGACAAGATAAAATGCCCCGGAACTTGGAATTGCTCTAAAAACaagcattttttgttttttgtttttatcaaaGCTAAACATTGCACCCGACATAAAATGTACTTCGCAGAGCGAAAGAAGACAACACACATAATGGAGAGACGGGGCAGGGGCATAAGTGAAAAAAAACCAAAGGCCAAGGGTGATCTTCTGATGACAGTGGTGAACTGAAcggaagaaggaagagaagacaCATTCAATCGCTTGGTATTTCTTAGTACTACCACAACAATTGACTACCTCTTCAGAAATCACGCTCTTCTGCTGGCATAGTCAtcatcagcagcagcagcagcagcattgTAATCACCCTCTACTGAATCCGAACCATCCACCAtttggctgctgctgctgttctCAGGACTATATCCTCCTAATCCTCCTCCTGTACTGCTAACACCATATCCACTGCTCGTGAAGCTGCTGTTCTCCACTCCATTAACCCCGCTACCGCCATATATACCACTTCCACCACCACCAGCAACACCAAAACTCTGCCCAACATGGCCAAAATTGCTGCTGTGTCCACTGTTTGGGTAACTGCCACCCTGGCCATAGTTCCCTCCATAACCTTCCCCCCCACTGCCTCCACTTCCATAGCTGCTTCCACCATAACTGCTACCACCGTATCCTTCTCCACTGCCATAACTACCAGAATTGGCTCCTCCATAGCTTCCAACGCCACCATAACCACCACCTCCATAGCTGCCTGCACCATAACCACCACCAAAGCCACCAGTTTGTGGTCTATCATTTGCATAGTTCACCCTTACGCTACGGCCATGTAGTTCCTGGCATGGACAATATCAATGTCAGGAAAGGTCCATTATAAACAAAATAGGCTAAAACAAATATACCATCTCAGGAGTTAACAAAAATCTCAGGAGTTAACAAAACACAACCTATACAGCCTTAACCTCATTTGGTGGGGTCAGCTTCACAACAGCTGAAGCCATGAAATTAAAATGTAtggtcatttttcattttccaaacTGTAGGGCATCCTAAACATCTAAATATGTTTCCTAACATAATGTGAAGTCATAAAACGTACCCATGCTAACATTTGAAACAACCCCCACTTAACCACTGATTTCCACATAtggaaaaaataatatcaataaaagCTACTCTAGAAGAATGGGGGCAGAAAAATATCCAGCTGAAATATGATAAAGGAGTTCCAtacaagaggaagcatgcacttAATCAAAACTAGCATTAGGTAGATTATACTTTTCTTCTTGCTTGCAAAGAtacttgaatttatttttttccatgggCCATGGCCAATGCTGTATTATACCAGTTCTCTCAGTGTCCACAAAATCTCAGCCTAGAAATCATTATTTACAAATTATGGAAGAAAACTATGAAAGGAATAATCCCAGAAACTACtagatattttcaaaacaattccAAGGTTGTTAACAAGGCAGGGAAGAAATCCAAGTAATCAGTACCTGTCCATCCAATGCCTGGATAGCAGCAGAAGCCTCCTCACCATTAGTATAAGTAACAAACCCAAATCCTCTGGATCTTCCAGTATCACGATCTATAATTACTTTCGCTGCCATGAATGTTAAGCAAGCCATAAAAAGTCATTCAACAGgtcaaaacataaaacttgGCCTAAACACAAGAACATTTCAATCCCCATGAAATTCAGCAGATATCCAACAAAAAAAGAATTGGTTTCCATACTGGATCATAGGCATTTGAAGCATGAACATCAAGAATGATATCGATTCTTAAAGCTAGCAGAACTAATGATAGAATAGTAAGGAACATTAGTTAAGCATACAAGCGTTTAATTACTACTGCAGCCAAAATGCAGGGAAACATGCATCGACATGTACAAATCCACAGCTACATGGAGAGATCTGCAAGAAAGACTTATAGATACCATGTGAAAGCATTGAGGTGATACACAAATAcacataccaaaataagaagTTTACAAAAAAGCTAGCCTAGACTATGAATACCACACAGACACAAATATGTGGTCAAACAAGTCAGGCTTGATCCCATTCAACAGAAAAATTCATATGAAGCCCCACAATCCTATTTGGAGTTGAACCCTCATTCCAAGGATGTTATAAAGTTTAATACAGAAACCCAATTAATCCagcaaaataaacacaagaaaacaaataatatcAGCATGAATCACCTTTTGGGCTTACTTACAAAGTCGTgagttaaataatatatacctTCCACAACATCTCCATACTTATTGAAAGCTTCTTTCAGACTTGTCTCATCTGTGCCATATGAAAGTCCTGAtagtcaaaaaaataagaaaagaaaaaggaacataAGCAAATTACTAGCAATAATGGGATTATAACAACCCTTGACAGAAAAAGCAATTCCACCTCCAATAAAGAGTTTTGAAGATGACATGAATCTTATCATTTGGAAGACAGATGGGTTGGACCCATAAATTTCAGGCTTGATATGCTTGCTCACAGTCTGCCTGAGTATACTGCCAGTTTTACTCAAGAAAGACATTGCTGCAATCGAAAACCACAGACACAAAATCTTAAATTCTCATCTTTAGCTTTCCAAGGATGAAAGTTATCCAAAtccaacaaaataataataaaaagataaaaaattcaCCCTacagaaaaacaacaaaatatcagTCAGTTGATTACTCATTAGCTGATAAAATTTTCAAGGGAGATCATTGCACTTTCAAGATCCACAGAAAACAACAGACTGGCTCTCCATGAATTAGGACTAAAACAATCATTTGGAAGTTAAAGAATATTTGCATGATCTTTTGGGTTGGTCACTCAAAGTTGATGTCCAGGCTTGAATGTTGAGAGACCAAGAGGAAAAACCTACATGGCTCAACACAAGAaggtagagaaaa is a window of Diospyros lotus cultivar Yz01 chromosome 10, ASM1463336v1, whole genome shotgun sequence DNA encoding:
- the LOC127812207 gene encoding glycine-rich RNA-binding protein 2, mitochondrial-like, with product MSFLSKTGSILRQTVSKHIKPEIYGSNPSVFQMIRFMSSSKLFIGGLSYGTDETSLKEAFNKYGDVVEAKVIIDRDTGRSRGFGFVTYTNGEEASAAIQALDGQELHGRSVRVNYANDRPQTGGFGGGYGAGSYGGGGYGGVGSYGGANSGSYGSGEGYGGSSYGGSSYGSGGSGGEGYGGNYGQGGSYPNSGHSSNFGHVGQSFGVAGGGGSGIYGGSGVNGVENSSFTSSGYGVSSTGGGLGGYSPENSSSSQMVDGSDSVEGDYNAAAAAADDDYASRRA